TGTCGGTCGACGGGGTCGCCCACTACGGCCTGTTCGCCGACTGGTTCGCCGAGCTCGCCCTCGCCGCCGACGAGGCGCGGCCCGACCTCGGTGGTGGGCAGGCCATCATCGACGACATGCTCAACGGTGCCGAGGCGTACCTCCGGATGTGGGAGCGGGCGACATACGGCAGCAACGACTGCGTCACCGACGGGTCGCACCTGCAGGCCGAGGACCTGCATGCCCTCGTCGGCGGTAACGTCGAGGCGTTCCTGTCCGCCGTCGGCCAGCCGATGGACCGCGACGGTGCGGCCTACACCTACTGCGCCACCGACGACGTCGGCCACCCCGTGCAGGCACGGGTCACCTTCGGCGCCGACGGCCGTGTGGCCGCGGTCGACGCCACCCCCGTCTGGGACCTTCCGCCCGAGTAGCGCTCGCCGTCGATGACCGCGCGGGGGGCCGGCCCGGCTACGGTGTGCGGCGATGAAGGTCTACACCAAGCGCGGCGACGACGGCACGACCGGCCTGCTCTACGGCGGCCGGGTCGACAAGGACGATCTGCGGACCGGTGCCTACGGCACCACCGACGAGGCGGTCAGCGCCCTGGGCATGGCCCGGGCCGCGCTGGCGCCCGACACCGAGTGGCACGCGGCGGTCCTGGAGGTCCAGCGCGAGCTGTTCGTCGTCGGGGCGCAGCTGGCCACCCACGTCGACCACTGGCCCAAGCTGGCCGAGGGCGTCAGCAGGGCCACCCCGGCGATGACCGAGGAGCTGGAACGGCGCATCGACGCGCTGACCGACCGCTACCCGCTGCCCCAGGAGTTCGTCGTGCCCGGTGGCTCGCCGGCCGGCGCCGCCATCGACCTGGCCCGCACCGTTGTCCGCCGGGCCGAGCGGCTGGTCGTGGCCATGCAGCGCGAGGACCTGCTGCCCGACGACAGCCCCCTGCGCTACCTCAACCGACTCAGCGACTACCTCTTCGTGCTGGCCCGCGCCATCGAGGGCGGCGACTACACCCGGACACGCGCATGAGCAGCGACCGCATCGTCTCGCTCGTCCCGTCGGTCACCGACACCCTCGCCCGCGTCGGCGTGGCCGACCGGGTCATCGGTGTCACCACCTACTGCACCCACGGCGCACCGGATGCCGCCGAACGGGTCGGCGGCACCAAGAACCCCGACGTCCAGCGGATCATCGCCCTGCGTCCCGACCTGGTGATCACCAACACCGAGGAGAACCGGCCCGAGGACATCCAGCGGCTGCGCGACGCCGGGCTGACGGTGGAGGAGACCTACCCCCGCACCGTCGCCGACGCCGCGAAGATGACCCGGCGGCTGGGGGAGCTGGTCGACGCCACCGACGTGGCCACCACGCTGGCCGACGCCGTGGACGCAGCGATCGAGGAGGCCCGCGCCGCCGCGCCGACCACCCGGGTCATGTCGCTGACGCTGGTGTGGCGCAAGCCGTGGATGGGGCTGGGCCCCGGGACCTACGCCAGCGACCTGCTGTGGACCTGTGGCTTCGGCAACGTCCTGTCGGGCTACGAGGCGGACTACCCGAAGCTGGAGACGGGCCTGGCGTTCGGCGCCGACGTCGTCCTGCTGCCCAGCGAACCGTACGTGTTCGAGGACAAGGACCTCGAGCCCGTGCGCGAGCTCGCCGGTGACGTGGCCACCCGGTTCGTGGACGGGGAGCTGCTGACCTGGCACGGCCCCCGGACCGCCGACGGGCTGCGCACCTTCAGCGCCCTCGCGGTCGAGCTGGCCGCCGGCATCGCCGGCTGACCAGCCCGTCCACGGTCGTGCCCCGTCGAGCACGACCCGTTGTCAGTACTGGTGCTCCGGGCCCGGGTAGTCGCTGGAGGCGACCTCGGCCTGGAAGGCCTTGGCCGCGTCGACGATCTCGCCGCGAAGGGTCGTGTACTGCTTGACGAAGCGTGGCAACCGGCCGCTGGTCAGGCCGAGGAAGTCGTGGAAGACCAGCACCTGGCCGTCGGTGTCGGCGCCGGCGCCGATACCGATGGTGGGGATGTCCAGCGCCTCGGTGACGCGGGTGCCCAGCGCCGACGGGATGCCCTCCAGCACGAGGGCGAAGGCCCCGGCGTCCTGCAGCGCGACGGCGTCGGCGACCAGCTTGTCGGCCACGGCCGCGTCGCGACCCTGGACCTTGAAGCCGCCGAGCTGGTTGACCGCCTGTGGGGTCAGGCCGAGGTGGCCCATGACGGGGATGCCGGCCTCGACGAGGCGGCGGGTCAGGTCGACCCGCGGACCCTCGAGCTTCACGGCGTTGGCGCCGGCCTCCTTGAGGAAGCGCACGGCGTTCGCGACGGCCTCGTCCTCGCTGCCGTGGTAGCTGCCGAACGGCATGTCACCGACGACCAGCGCCTTCTCGGCACCACGACGGACAGCCCTGGTGTGGTGCAGCATCTCCTCCATCGTCACCTGGACGGTGGAGTCGTAGCCCAGGACCACCATGCCGAGGGAGTCGCCGACGAGCAGCAGGGGCACGCCCGCCTCGTCGAGGATCTGCGCGGCCGAGTAGTCGTAGGCGGTCAGCATGGCGAACTTCTCGCCACGATCCTTGAAGGCCTGGATGTCGAGGATGGACACCGGGCGGTTCTGTGCGTGCACGCTCATGAGCTGCACAACCCCTTTCTCCTGCCAGCCGGGATCGGGCCCGGTCCAGCGGTCGGAATCGCGAACACCCGCAGGGTAACGGCTGCCCGAGGGTGAACGCCATCGCCCGCCCGGGCATTCCCGCGGGCCGATACCCGACCGGCCCGGGCCGCAACGGCCGCACGGGCCGCCCGAGGGGGCGGCCCGTGCGGGACACACGATGGGGGAGGAGGGGCTAGCCCTCGCCTCCCGTGACGGTGATGCGACCCTCGCCGCCCTCGGGGTACTGCTCGGCGGTGATCTCGCCGCCCAGCCCACCGTCGTCGGTGGCGGCGACGATGTAGTCGGCCAGCACCTGCTGGTAGGTGGCGCCCAGGACCTGGAAGTCGTCGTCCAGCGGGTAGCCGTCGCCACCACGTGCCGAGAAGTCCACGATGGTCATGGTGACGGTCGGGGCATCGGCGACGACCTCACCGTCCACGACGAGCGGGGTGCCGTCGGCCAGGCTCAGCTGGCGGACGCGCTCGCCCTCGGTGGTGATGTTGCCGTCCTCGTCCTGGACCTGCGGCTGCTGGTCCAGGTCGACCTCGACCTCGAGGTTGGACAGGTGCAGGAAGGCACCGTTGACACCCTCGATGTCGAAGTAGGCACGCTCGAGCAGCGTCTTGAGCTCCTCGATGGTGAAGTCCTCGAAGGCCGAGACGAAGTTGGAGAACGGCACCATGGAGAAGGTGTCGAGGACGGTGATGTCGCCCGGTCCGATCTCCTCGCCGTCGTGGCGGATGCCGCCACCGTTCTGCACACCGACGAAGATGGCGTCGGTGTCGAGGCCGAAGTCGCCACCCATGGTGGAGGCGAACCAGCGCTGGGAGTCCGCGACCAGGTTGCCGGCGTTGGTCTCGCCGATGCGGATGTCGGGACGGTCACCGTTCAGGCGCACCTCCGAGGTGGCGATGACGTCCTCGGCGAGGCCGTCGACGAACGCCTGGACGGGCTCGTAGACGTCGCTGACGACGGTGGGGTCGGCAGCCACGCCGTCAGGACGCGTCTCGTCGGCGACGCGGACCATGCGGGAGATCTCGTCCACGAACGGACGCGACTCCAGCAGGTTGCCCTCGGCATCGAACAGCAGCTCGAGGCGACCGAGGTAGCCGTAGTTGCCGCTCGTGGTCACCACGGGCACGGCCGAGCCGTCAGCGTCGTCGACCAGGATCGGGTAGCTGTCGAACACGTCGCCCAGGTCACCGGGCAGCAGCGGGTCACCGGCGTCGGCCAGGACCTCGTCACCGCCACCGGCGACGACCGCGTCGACGCCCGTGATCTGGCTGACGAACTCGAGGTCGCCGTCGTCGCCGCCGAGGCCCTGGAGGTGGCTGATCAGGACGATCTTGTCCACGCCCTCGCCGGTGAGGCGGTCGACCTCGGCCTGGGTGATCTCGATGATGTCCTGCAGGACCTCCACGTTGCGGGGGGAGGAGATGGCGGCCAGTCCGGGGGTGGTCAGGCCGATGATGCCGACCTGCGAGTCGCCGGTGTCCACCACGGTGGACGGGGCGATGCGGCCGGCGTCGACCAGCGCCTGCAGGCCGGGCTCTGCGGAGAAGTCCAGGTTGGCGGACAGGAACGGCGGCGGGGTGTCACCGGTGAAGGAGGTGATGAACCGCTCGGTCACGTCCGGGCCGAAGTCGAAGTCGTGGTTGCCCAGGTCCAGCGCGTCGTAGTTCATCAGCGACAGGCCGAGGGCGTCCAGGATGGGGCCCTCCTCGTTGGACAGGGATGCCTGGAACTCGGGGCCGGCGAGGAAGTTGTCGCCGGAGGTGACGGTGACCACGCCGCCGTCCTCGCAGCCCTCGGGCAGCGGGGCGTCCTGCAGGCCGTTGGCAAGGGTGACCATGTTGGCCAGGCCGCCGTAGCCGGCGCTCGACGGGAACAGGTCGGACTCGCCGTCGTTGTGGTGCAGCAGGCGCAGGCAGAACGCGGCCTCCGGGGCCTCGAACGTGCTGGCCCCGTCGATGCCCATCAGGACCTCGTCGGTGAACCGGTTGCCGACGACCACGGTGTCCTCGACGAGGTCGAGGGTCGAGCCGAGGATCTCGAACGCGTCGGCCGACGCGGCCAGGTTCTCGCAGTCGACCATCACGGTCGTCCAGCTGTTGGCGCCGGCGATCGCGGAGGCCGCGAGGCCCTCGACGTAGCTGCAGCCGGGGATGACGAAGCGGGTGGTCGGGACGGCGCCGTGCTCGGACACGGCTTGGTCGTAGGCCGCCACGGACGTGGTGACACGGGTGTCGCCAGCGATGCGGCTGACCTCGCCCTCCTCACCGGCGATGGACGCCGCGACGTCCTCGGAGACCGCGGAGGTGCCACCGACGATCACGCGGGGCGCGTCGGGGTTGGCGGCGATGTAGGCCGCGATCTCCTCGGGCAGGCGCTCGGCGTTGACCGGGAGGATCGGGCTGCCGTCGAGGCCGGCCACGGTGGCGGCGTTGATGGCGTCGGGCCAACCGCGGGCGTCGTCGGCGTGCTCGCCCTCGACGAAGTACAGGGTGGAGGGTCCGCCGGTCGCGGCGTCGAGCTCGTCGGCGACCTCGATGGCGGTCGCGAAGCGGTTGGCGCCGGCGAGACGACGGGTCGTGTGGCCGGCGTCGGCGATCTGGGCCTCGGCGGCCTCGCTCACGGCCTCGACGCCGCCGAGGATGACGACCTCGTCGGGGGCGATGCGGGCGATCTCGGCGAGGACGGCGTCGCTGACGGTGTCACCCTCGACGAAGAGGATGGGTGCGCCGTCGGCAGCGGCGAGCGGGGCTCCGGCCAGCGCGTCGGCGTAGTCGTCGGCGCGGGCGACGAAGACGCGCGGGGCATCCTCGGACACGTAGTCCTGCGACAGCTCTGCCGTGGCGCCGATGGGGTCGGGCTCCGTGCCCTGGCGCACAGCCGCGTCCGACGGACTCGGGACCGCTACCAGCAAGGCAGCGAGCAGGGTTGCGACGAAGGCAACCACGGGAATTCGAACAGCCATGTGAACGGCAACCTTTCGAGATGCTCTCTGGCGAATGAACGTGCCGCGGGGTGCCCCCCTCGGGGCGCTCCTCCGGCGAGGGCACCCTACCCTGTCGTCCCATGAGAGTCGTGCTCCAGCGAGTTCGTTCAGCTGCTGTTTCCGTCGACGGGGCCGTGACCGGCCGGATCGACCACGGGTTGATGGCGCTCGTCGGCGTCGGACAGCGATCCACCGACGCCGACGCCGAGTGGTTGGCGGCCAAGACCCAGGACCTGCGCATCTTCTCCGACGAACAGGGCCGCATGAACCGGTCGGTCCGTGACGTCGGTGGGGGCATCCTGGCGATCAGCCAGTTCACGCTCTACGGCGATGCCCGCAAGGGCCGTCGGCCGTCCTTCGTGGCTGCGGCGGCCCCGGAGCACGGCGCGGCGCTGTACGAGCGGTACTGCGCCGCCCTGGAAGTCCCCGTCGGCAAGGGGGTCTTCGGCGCCGACATGGCGATCGACATGGTCTGCGACGGGCCGGTCACCATCCTGCTCGAGCGCGGCGAGGACTAGTCAGAAGGTGCGTCACCCCACCCGTTGTGCTCGGGCGAACGATGTCCGATGAAGGGGCCATGACCGCGATCGCCACGACGGTGGCGCACCCGGCCCCGGAACCGCGCAGCGTCCGGGGGCGCCGGCGCACGCTCGCGATCCTTGCCGTCGCCGTCCTCGCCGTGCTGGCCGCGCTGTTGATCAGGGACGAGGCTGACCGTCGGGCCCGGGCCGACGCGGTCCTCGACGTCATGGCGCGGGACGCCGGCATGGTCCTGGACGCCTGGTGGGACAATCACCTGACGCTGCAGCGCGCCGCCGGCTTCGGCCTCGACAGCGACGACGCCGAGCAGTTCGGGTCCGCCTGGGACTTCTCCCACGTGCAGTTCGCGCTCCTCCTCGACGGGGACGGCAGGGTGCAGGCCGCCCATCCGGACCGCCCCGACCTGGTGGTGGGCGACGACCTGTCGGGCACCTTCCCCCACATCGATGCGGTGCTGGCCGGCGCGAGGTCGGCGTTCTGGGCCACCGACGACGCGGTGACCGACTCCGGCATCGTCGTGGCCAGCGCGGTGTCCACCGGCTTGTCCGGCGGCGTCGTCACCGCCGCCTTCGACCCGCAGGCCACCGCCCTGCCCCGGTTGCTCTCCGCCACGCTGTCGGAGCTGCCGTCCGCCCGGCTCGCGTTGGTCGAACCGGTCACGGGGGTCACCGTGATCGCCCCTCGTGGCGGGCTGGACGGCGTGGAGACCAGCACCGTCGAGGCGGTCGACGGCGGGTGGCAGGTCACCGTCGCCGCACCCCGAGAGGACCTGTCGAGGCTGGTCGGCGGCACCACGAACCCGGTGGCTCGCGGGGTGATCACCTTCCTCGTGCTGCTGTTCGCCCTGGTGGTCTGGCGTGGCCCCCGGTACCTGGCCGGTGCGGACCGCCGTGCATCGGACGAGGGCGACACGACGGCCCTGCTGGAGACCCAGGAGGCCCTGGAACGTTCCCGCGAGGAGCTGCGGCTGTTCTCCTATCGGGTGGCGCACGACCTCCTCGGGCCGCTGTCGGGGATCAGGGGCCTTGCGGAGATGCTGGCCGAAGGGCGTGTCCGCGACGAGGACGTCCCCGTCGTGACCGCCCGGATGGCCGGCTCCGCCGACGCCGCCGTCGGCATGGTGCGCGCCCTGCTCGGCAACGCCGAACGCCTCGGCGGCGAACGGCGGACCGACGTCGAGCTGTCCGTCCTGCACGACTGGCTCCAGCGGATGGTGGCCACCCAGCTGGCCGAGACCAGCGGATCGGTCGACCTCGACACCGAGCTCCACACGTTGTCCCTGCCGGAGCAGACCGTCAGGACGGTCCTGCTCAACCTCGTCGGCAACGCCCTGAAGTACCGACGTCCGCACGTGCCGCCCCGCGTGACCGTGGCCGTGCGCGTCCTGGAGGACGCCACGGTGGCCGGTCCGGAGGCGACCGCGGAGTTCACCGTGCGGGACAACGGCGTCGGCGTCGCACCCGACGCGCTGCCCCGGATGTTCGAGCGCGGAGAGCGACTGCACGCCGACGCTCGCACCGACGGCCACGGATCCGGCCTGGCCGAGTGCCGCCGCCTCCTGACCGTGCTCGGCGGCCGCATCGAGGCCACCACCAACGACGACCACGGGCTGACCGTCACGTTCACCGTTCCCGTGGCGGCGACCACCTCCGAGGCGACCGTTGCAGGCTTTACACGCAAGAAACATTGAAGCAATCCGAGCGGAACGGCTGCTCCTTACGTTTCCTCCCACAGTACGGATCCCATAGCCGTTGCGGATCCGTCGCCCCTCCAGGAGGTAACGGTTTTGCGACTCAAGCTCATGGCCACTCTGATGGCCGCCATGTCCGCCCTGCTGGTCCTTGCCGGACCAGCCGCGGCCCAGGAGACGGCCACCGTCGAGGACGTGGCGCTCGTCCAGTTCAACCTCGACGTCGTCTTCTTCATGCTGGCCGCCGGCCTCGTCTTCTGGATGCAGGCGGGCTTCGCCATGCTGGAGACGGGCATGACCCGCTCGAAGAACGCCGCCAACATCATGATGAAGAACATGGCGGACGCCTGCTTCGGCATCATCGCCTACTTCCTGCTCGGCTTCGGCCTCATGTACGGCGCGTCCGCCGGCGGGTTCATCGGTACCGACACGTTCGCCCTGTCGGCAGGTAGCTACTCCGAGCTCGGCCTGTACGGCGGTGACGCCTTCCTGGCCGCGGACTTCATCTTCCAGGCCGTGTTCGCCGCCACGACGGCGACGATCGTCTCCGGCGCCGTCGCCGGTCGCATGAAGTTCGGCGGCTACCTCGTCGTCACCCTGCTGATGACCACCCTGATCTACCCGATCATCGGCCACTGGCAGTGGGGTGGCGGCTGGCTCAGCGAGCTCGGCTTCTACGACTTCGCCGGCTCGACCCTCGTCCACATGACGGGTGGTGTCGCTGCCCTCGTGATCGCTGGCATCCTCGGCCCGCGAATCGGCAAGTTCGCCAAGGACGGCAAGCCCCGCGCGATCCCCGGCCACTCGATGCCGCTGGCGACGCTGGGCATGTTCGCCCTGTTCTGGGGCTGGTTCGGCTTCAACGGCGGCTCGGTCCTGGCCGCTGACGGTGCCCTCGTCGGCCCCGTGCTGCTGACCACGCTCCTCGCCGGCTGCGCCGGTGGTGGCACCGCGATGGTCTTCACCTGGGTCCGCTACGGCAAGCCCGACATCGGCATGACCATCAACGGCGTCCTGGCCGGCCTCGTCGGCATCACCGCCGGTGCGGACCAGGTCGGTCCGATCGCTGCACTCGTCATCGGTGTGATCGCCGGTGTGCTGGTCGCCCTGGCCGTCCCCGCCGTCGACCGCCTCGGCATCGACGACGCGGTGGGTGCGTTCTCCGTCCACGGCGTCAACGGTGCCTGGGGCACCCTGGCCGTCGGTATCTGGGCCAACACCGGCGAGGAGGGCCTGACGGGCCTCTGGCACGGTGGCGGCGCTGGCCTGCTCGTCGACCAGCTGATCGGTGTCGTCGCCGTCGCGGCCTTCGCTGCGGCCTGCTCCGCCGTCCTCGCCTTCGGCCTCAAGGCCACCAAGAACCTGCGGGTCTCGGAGGCCGAGGAGATCGAGGGCCTCGACATCCACGAGCACGGCATGTACGGCTACCCCGAGGCCGCCCTGGGTGCCTCGGCCTATCCGGGCGGTCCGGTCACGGCCCCGACCGGTGAGGTCGCGGTCAGCCTGCCCGCAGCCGACGCCCGTTCCGAGGAACCGGTCTAGCCACACCATCGACCCATCACGCACGCAACGCGGGCCGCACTCCATCCGGGGTGCGGCCCGCGGCGTTGCCCAGCACGTCGAGGACCCACCGGGCCCCAGAACCGCCCGTTCCCGGCCTCCGCCGAGGAGCGAGGTGTTCGGGGCACTCGTCCACTAGGATCACGCCCATGGATCGGCAGCAGCAGTACGTTCTCCGCACCGTCGACGAGCGCGACATCGGCTTCGTCCGGCTGTGGTTCACCGACGTGCTCGGCAGCCTCAAGTCGGTTGCCGTCACGGAGTCCGAGGTCGAGGGTGCCTTCGCGGAGGGCATCGGGTTCGACGGCAGCGCCGTCGACGGCTTCGCCCGCGTGCAGGAGTCCGACATGCTGGCGCGTCCCGACGCCTCGACCTTCCAGGTGCTGCCGTGGAAGGAGGGGTCCCCGGGTGTCGCCCGGATGTTCTGTGACATCTACCGGCCCGAGGGCGAACCCTTCGCCGCCGACCCCCGGCAGGTCCTGAAGCGCAACCTGTCCAAGGCGTCCCAGATGGGGTTCACCTTCTACGTGCACCCCGAGATCGAGTTCTTCCTCTTCAAGGGCGCCGACGACCCGACCCCGCTGGACCGCGGCGGCTACTTCGACCTGACGCCCAACGAGATCCAGTCCGACTTCCGCCGGCAGGCCATCACCATGCTGGAGAAGATGGGCATCTCGGTGGAGTACTCCCACCACGAGGTCGCGCCGTCCCAGCACGAGATCGACCTGCGGTACGCCGACGCGCTGACGATGGCCGACAACATCATGACGTACCGCCACGTCATCAAGCAGACCGCCATGCGCCTCGGCGTGCACGCCTCGTTCATGCCCAAGCCCCTCACGGGCGAGTGGGGCAGCGCGATGCACACGCACCTGTCGTTGTTCGACGGCGACTCCAACGCCTTCTACGACCCCGACGACCCCTACCGGCTGTCGGAGACCGCCAAGCACTTCACGGCCGGGCTGCTGCGGCATGCCCGCGAGATCACCGCGGTGACGTGCCAGTGGGTCAACTCCTACAAGCGCCTCGTGCCCGGCTACGAGGCCCCCGTGTTCATCTCGTGGGGTCGGCACAACCGCTCCAGCCTGATCCGCATCCCCCAGTACAAGCCGACCAAGGCCGCGTCGACGCGGGTGGAGTACCGGGCCCCCGACCCGGCCTGCAACCCCTACCTGGCCTTCTCCGTCCTGCTCGCCGCGGGCCTCAAGGGCATCGAGGAGGGCTACGAGCTGCCACCCGAAGCCGAGGACAACATCTACGAGATGACCGAGGCCGAGCGGCGTGCAGCGGGGATCACGTCCCTGCCGGCGTCGTTGGACCAGGCGCTCAGCGTCATGGAGGAGTCCGAGCTGGTCGCCGAGGCCCTCGGCGAGCACGTCTTCGACTACTTCCTGCGCAACAAGTGGCAGGAGTGGGAGGAGTACCGCTCGCAGGTGACGCCCTTCGAGCTCGAGCGGTACCTGCCGACGCTGTGACTCCGTGAGCATCGAGCTCGGTCCTGCAGCCAACGCGGACTGGGCGGTCCGCACGCTGGAACGCATCCGCGAGACCTCTCGCGAGACGTTCGTCCGCCTGGAACACGACCCCGAACTGGCGCGGACGGTCGTGGTGGTCACGGGCGCCTCCGAGGCGCTCGGCGACCAGATCGTCCGCCACCCCGACCTCCTCGACGTGCTCGACGACGTCGCCGAGCCGTGGTCGGCCGAGGAGGTGGCCACGCGCGCCAGGACGGCGGTCGACGACCGCCGTCCGGACCAGGCAGACGATCCCGACGCCGTGGCCGCGGAGGCGATGGCCGGTACGCAGCGGGCCGGCCTGCTCCGCATCGCCGCCCGGGACATGCTGGGACTGGCCGACACCCCACAGACCGCCGAGGAGCTCGCGGACCTCGCGGACGGCATGATCGTGTGCGCCCACGCCCTGGCTGCGGAGGGTGCCGCCGGCACCGACGCGGAGCTCGCCGTCCTCGCGATGGGCAAGCTGGGCGGTGAGGAGCTCAACTACGTCTCCGACGTCGACGTGCTGTTCGTGCACCGCGGTGACACGCCCACGGCGGAGCGGATGGCCAAGCGCATCCTGCACATCCTCGGGACCCACACCCCACGCGGGGCCGTCTACGAGATGGACGCGAACCTGCGGCCCGAGGGACGCAACGGACCGATCACCCGCACCATCGAGAGCTACCGGGCCTACTACGAGCGCTGGGCCAAGACCTGGGAGTTCCAGAGCCTCCTGAAGATGCGTCCGGTGGCCGGTCCCGCTGACCTCGGCGAGGACTTCGAGCAGCTGGTCGCCCCCTTCCTGTGGCCCGACTCGCTGGGGGCCGACGCCGTGGAGGAGATCCAGCAGATGAAGCGGCGGGTCGAGACCTCGCGCCCGGTCACGCGCGACGGCAGCCGCCAGCTGAAGCTCGCCCCCGGGGGTCTGCGCGACATCGAGTTCGCCACGCAGCTGCTGCAGCTCGTGCACGGGCCGGCCGACCCGTCGCTGCGACTGCGCGGCACCGTGCCGGCCCTCGACGCGCTGGCGAGGGGCGGCTACGTCGACGACGGCGACGCCGCCCTGTTCACCGACGCCTACCTGTTCCTGCGGACCGTCGAACACCGCCTGCAGCTGCGCCAGCTGCGACGGACCCACACCATCCCCGACGACCCCAGCGACCTGCAACGCGTCGCCCGCACGATGGGCTTCCGGGACCTGCCCGCACGCACGGCAGCGGAGTCGTTCTCCAAGGAGCTGGCCCGGGTGCGGAGCGGGGTCCGACGGTTGCACGAGCAGCTCTTCTACCGGCCACTCCTGTCGACCCTGGCCTCCTACGGCACCGAGGAGCGGGTCGTCGCCGCGGGACGCTTCGACAAGGAGGCCGCGGCCGCACGCCTGGCCGCCCTGTCGTTCGCCTCGCCCGGACAGGCGCTGCGCCACCTCGAGGCGATGGTCCAGGGTGGCGGGCGGACGGCCCGTCAGCTGCGCGTCGTGCTGCCGACGATGCTCGAGGCGTTGTCGGACCAGCCCGATCCCGACGGGGGACTGGCCGCGCTCCGCAGCCTGACCGACCAGCTGAAGGACAACCCGCGGTTCGTCCGGACCATCAGGGACAACCCGCCGGCGGCCAGGCTGCTGGCCAGGATCCTGGGGGCGAGCCCACGGCTGGGGGAGTGGCTCGGCCGGCAGCCCGAGGTCCTGCAGCTGCTCGACGACGAGGAGGTGCTGGCACGGTCCCACACGCGCGAGGACGTCATCGGTGGCGTCGAGGGGCTGCTGAAGCGCGGCGGGGGACGGGTCAGCCGCGAGGCGCTGCGACGGCTGAAGCGCCGCGAGGCCCTGCGCACCGCGATGCGTGACGTCAACGGGGCTGCCGATGTCCCCGAGATCGGCAGGGCGCTGACATGGCTCGGCGAGGCGTTGCTGCACGCGGCCCTGTCGACCATCGTCCCCGACGAGGTCCGCATCGCCGTCATCGGGATGGGTCGCTTCGGGGCCGGCGAGCTCGCGCACTCCTCGGACCTCGACGTCATCGTGGTGCACGACGGGCCGACCCCGGTGGCGGAGCACGCCATGGAGGAGGTGCTGGAGTTCCTGTCCGCCGTGACCCCCGAGGGCTCGGCGTTCCGGGTCGACCCGGACCTGCGGCCCGAGGGCCGTCGTGGGCCGCTGACCCGAACCCTGGAGTCCTACGCCGCCTACTACGAGCGCTGGGGCCAGGACTGGGAGCTGCAGGCGCTGACCCAAGCCCGTCCCGTCGCCGGCGACCCCGAGCTGGGTCAGGCGTTCATGGACCTGATCACCCCGCTCGTGTACGCCGACCCCATGCCGGTCGACCGCCTCGTCGCGATCCGCACCATGAAGGCGCGCGTCGAACGCGAGCGCGCGGGTCGCAAGGGTGTGCAGCCGGCACGTCGAACCCCTCGGCGGCGGGCCGCGACCCTGCGTCGTGACCAGGTCGGGATCCGCGCGCGGGACGCCAGCCAACGTCGGTCGTTGCCCAACGCCTCCTCCACCGACGACCTGAAGCTCGGGCCGGGCGGCCTCAGCGACGTGGAGTGGACCGTGCAGCTGCTCAGCATGCGGCACGGGGGTGCCGACCCGCTGGTCCGGGGGCCCGGCACCCTCGCCGGCCTGGAACGGCTGGCCGCGGCCGGGATCCTGGCACCCGAGGAGGCCGCGTGGCTGCGCAACGGCTGGCTGCTGCTCTCCCGCCTGCGCAACGGGCTGTACCTGATCAAGGTCCGTGACACCTCGAGCCTGCCCCAGAACCCCGACGTGCTGCGCAAGCTCGCGGCCCTGATGCACTACAGCTCCGCGCAGGCCCTGACCGAGGACGTCGACCGAGCGCGCCGCCGGATCCGCAAGGTGTTCG
This genomic window from Euzebya rosea contains:
- a CDS encoding cob(I)yrinic acid a,c-diamide adenosyltransferase, whose product is MKVYTKRGDDGTTGLLYGGRVDKDDLRTGAYGTTDEAVSALGMARAALAPDTEWHAAVLEVQRELFVVGAQLATHVDHWPKLAEGVSRATPAMTEELERRIDALTDRYPLPQEFVVPGGSPAGAAIDLARTVVRRAERLVVAMQREDLLPDDSPLRYLNRLSDYLFVLARAIEGGDYTRTRA
- a CDS encoding helical backbone metal receptor, with protein sequence MSSDRIVSLVPSVTDTLARVGVADRVIGVTTYCTHGAPDAAERVGGTKNPDVQRIIALRPDLVITNTEENRPEDIQRLRDAGLTVEETYPRTVADAAKMTRRLGELVDATDVATTLADAVDAAIEEARAAAPTTRVMSLTLVWRKPWMGLGPGTYASDLLWTCGFGNVLSGYEADYPKLETGLAFGADVVLLPSEPYVFEDKDLEPVRELAGDVATRFVDGELLTWHGPRTADGLRTFSALAVELAAGIAG
- the panB gene encoding 3-methyl-2-oxobutanoate hydroxymethyltransferase, which encodes MSVHAQNRPVSILDIQAFKDRGEKFAMLTAYDYSAAQILDEAGVPLLLVGDSLGMVVLGYDSTVQVTMEEMLHHTRAVRRGAEKALVVGDMPFGSYHGSEDEAVANAVRFLKEAGANAVKLEGPRVDLTRRLVEAGIPVMGHLGLTPQAVNQLGGFKVQGRDAAVADKLVADAVALQDAGAFALVLEGIPSALGTRVTEALDIPTIGIGAGADTDGQVLVFHDFLGLTSGRLPRFVKQYTTLRGEIVDAAKAFQAEVASSDYPGPEHQY
- a CDS encoding cell wall-binding repeat-containing protein → MRQGTEPDPIGATAELSQDYVSEDAPRVFVARADDYADALAGAPLAAADGAPILFVEGDTVSDAVLAEIARIAPDEVVILGGVEAVSEAAEAQIADAGHTTRRLAGANRFATAIEVADELDAATGGPSTLYFVEGEHADDARGWPDAINAATVAGLDGSPILPVNAERLPEEIAAYIAANPDAPRVIVGGTSAVSEDVAASIAGEEGEVSRIAGDTRVTTSVAAYDQAVSEHGAVPTTRFVIPGCSYVEGLAASAIAGANSWTTVMVDCENLAASADAFEILGSTLDLVEDTVVVGNRFTDEVLMGIDGASTFEAPEAAFCLRLLHHNDGESDLFPSSAGYGGLANMVTLANGLQDAPLPEGCEDGGVVTVTSGDNFLAGPEFQASLSNEEGPILDALGLSLMNYDALDLGNHDFDFGPDVTERFITSFTGDTPPPFLSANLDFSAEPGLQALVDAGRIAPSTVVDTGDSQVGIIGLTTPGLAAISSPRNVEVLQDIIEITQAEVDRLTGEGVDKIVLISHLQGLGGDDGDLEFVSQITGVDAVVAGGGDEVLADAGDPLLPGDLGDVFDSYPILVDDADGSAVPVVTTSGNYGYLGRLELLFDAEGNLLESRPFVDEISRMVRVADETRPDGVAADPTVVSDVYEPVQAFVDGLAEDVIATSEVRLNGDRPDIRIGETNAGNLVADSQRWFASTMGGDFGLDTDAIFVGVQNGGGIRHDGEEIGPGDITVLDTFSMVPFSNFVSAFEDFTIEELKTLLERAYFDIEGVNGAFLHLSNLEVEVDLDQQPQVQDEDGNITTEGERVRQLSLADGTPLVVDGEVVADAPTVTMTIVDFSARGGDGYPLDDDFQVLGATYQQVLADYIVAATDDGGLGGEITAEQYPEGGEGRITVTGGEG
- the dtd gene encoding D-aminoacyl-tRNA deacylase produces the protein MRVVLQRVRSAAVSVDGAVTGRIDHGLMALVGVGQRSTDADAEWLAAKTQDLRIFSDEQGRMNRSVRDVGGGILAISQFTLYGDARKGRRPSFVAAAAPEHGAALYERYCAALEVPVGKGVFGADMAIDMVCDGPVTILLERGED